In Humulus lupulus chromosome 7, drHumLupu1.1, whole genome shotgun sequence, the following are encoded in one genomic region:
- the LOC133791283 gene encoding auxin efflux carrier component 2-like, producing the protein MITGEDFYQVLSAVVPLYAAMALAYASVRWWKIFTPEQCAGVNRFVAIIAVPFLSFKLIIHNNPYEMNFDLILADTLQKIVIFLALVAWKMLSKHGSLDWTITLNSLATLPNTLVMGVPLMKAMYGDFSASLMVQIVVFQGVLWNTLLLVMFEYRAAKIFIGENFPATAGSIASFTAEPDVVSLAGGGGDSLHAEAEIDTSGRLHVKVRRSSSLSASSVLSFRKIHGMGSAKSEASNGLSGVEIYSTRSSFDQSFNQADFGREILRTGSRSDAIQLHMSVWNSSAASSYNNNRSFSATDLPGNKLESLDDIRGFGASSLHDYGSKHDIGFEEEEKGEEKKKTEMPPASVVTKLILTMVWRKFVRNPNTYSSIVGLVWSLIAFRVHIKMPIIIEGIITILANTGLGMAMFSLGLFMALQPKIISCGKSLAAISMAVRFLVGPGVMAATSAAIGIRGILLQVSIVQAALPQAIISFVFGKEYNLHPEIMSTSVIIGMVVALPVTIIYYVLLGL; encoded by the exons ATGATCACCGGTGAGGACTTCTACCAAGTGTTATCAGCGGTCGTACCCCTTTACGCAGCCATGGCATTAGCCTACGCCTCCGTCCGTTGGTGGAAGATCTTCACGCCAGAGCAGTGCGCCGGCGTCAACCGTTTCGTGGCCATCATCGCCGTACCATTTCTTTCATTCAAGCTCATCATCCACAACAACCCGTACGAGATGAACTTTGATCTTATCTTAGCGGACACCCTCCAAAAGATTGTCATTTTCTTAGCTCTGGTAGCGTGGAAAATGCTTAGCAAACACGGCAGCCTTGACTGGACCATAACACTCAACTCCCTCGCCACTCTGCCCAACACTCTGGTTATGGGAGTCCCTCTTATGAAAGCAATGTACGGTGATTTTTCCGCAAGCTTAATGGTTCAGATCGTCGTTTTCCAGGGAGTTTTATGGAACACTCTTCTGCTGGTGATGTTCGAGTACAGGGCAGCTAAGATTTTCATCGGCGAAAATTTCCCAGCCACGGCTGGTTCCATTGCTTCTTTTACGGCCGAGCCCGATGTTGTGTCGTTGGCCGGTGGTGGTGGTGACTCGTTGCACGCCGAGGCTGAGATTGACACCAGTGGGAGGCTTCATGTGAAGGTGAGGAGATCGTCGTCGTTATCTGCTTCGTCTGTGTTGTCGTTTAGAAAAATCCATGGAATGGGTTCTGCCAAGTCCGAGGCTTCGAACGGCCTAAGTGGGGTTGAGATATATTCGACGAGATCTTCTTTTGATCAAAGCTTTAATCAAGCAGATTTTGGTAGAGAGATTCTTAGAACAGGAAGTCGTAGTGATGCCATTCAACTTCACATGTCTGTTTGGAACTCAAGTGCAGCATCAAGTTACAATAATAATCGATCATTCTCAGCTACAGATCTCCCTGGAAACAAACTTGAATCTTTGGATGATATCAGAGGATTTGGAGCATCTTCTTTACATG ATTATGGGTCAAAACATGATATtggatttgaagaagaagaaaaaggagaagagaaAAAGAAGACGGAGATGCCTCCTGCAAGTGTGGTGACAAAGCTCATACTTACCATGGTTTGGAGGAAATTCGTAAGGAACCCAAACACCTACTCTAGTATTGTTGGCCTTGTGTGGTCTCTAATAGCATTCAG GGTTCACATCAAAATGCCAATAATTATTGAAGGGATCATCACCATATTAGCAAACACAGGCCTGGGAATGGCAATGTTCAGTCTAG GTCTATTTATGGCTTTACAACCAAAGATAATATCTTGTGGAAAATCTCTTGCTGCAATTTCAATGGCTGTAAGGTTTCTGGTTGGGCCAGGAGTAATGGCTGCAACCTCTGCTGCTATTGGTATTAGGGGGATTCTTCTTCAGGTTTCAATTGTTCAG GCTGCTCTTCCTCAAGCAATAATTTCCTTTGTGTTTGGGAAAGAATATAATTTACATCCGGAGATAATGAGCACTTC GGTTATTATTGGGATGGTGGTTGCCTTGCCTGTAACCATAATCTATTATGTGCTTCTGGGCCTTTGA
- the LOC133790499 gene encoding putative 4-hydroxy-4-methyl-2-oxoglutarate aldolase 1: protein MALLTTAEVCDANSQMIGSGDLRALQPVFQIYGRRQVFSGQIVTLKVFEDNVLVRELLEERGNGRVLVVDGGGSLRCAILGGNPVVQAQNNGWAGIVVNGCIRDVDEINGCDIGVRALASHPMKANKKRTGEKHVSITIAGTRIRDGEWLYADTDGILVAPNELSV from the coding sequence ATGGCCTTGCTTACAACTGCTGAAGTTTGCGACGCAAACTCGCAAATGATTGGGAGTGGCGATCTCCGTGCCCTCCAGCCGGTTTTTCAGATATATGGCCGGCGACAGGTCTTTTCAGGACAAATTGTGACCCTCAAGGTGTTTGAAGACAATGTTCTTGTTCGTGAGTTGCTTGAGGAGAGAGGCAATGGCAGAGTCCTTGTTGTTGATGGTGGTGGAAGCTTGCGGTGTGCAATATTGGGCGGCAATCCTGTAGTTCAAGCTCAGAACAATGGATGGGCAGGGATTGTTGTGAATGGCTGTATAAGAGACGTTGATGAGATCAATGGATGTGATATTGGGGTGAGAGCTCTAGCCTCTCATCCGATGAAAGCTAACAAGAAGAGGACTGGAGAAAAACATGTTTCAATAACCATTGCAGGGACGAGAATTCGCGATGGGGAATGGCTGTATGCAGACACTGATGGAATTTTGGTTGCTCCTAATGAGTTATCTGTCTAA
- the LOC133790498 gene encoding isopentenyl-diphosphate Delta-isomerase I codes for YIIIILPIQQWRRSHASSTMSHLLNTSAKLYFAPRAHLFTSSSSFARNPFLRIPSIPKPLSPLIARVSLSSKASNSTMGDSADAGMDAVQRRLMFEDECILVDENDRVVGHDTKYNCHLMEKIEKENLLHRAFSVFLFNSKYELLLQQRSATKVTFPLVWTNTCCSHPLYRESELIAEEALGARNAAQRKLLDELGIPAEDVPVDQFTPLGRMLYKAPSDGKWGEHELDYLLFIVRDVSVNPNPDEVADIKYVNRDELKELLRKADAGEGGLKLSPWFRLVVDNFLFKWWDHVEKGTLKEVADMKTIHKLT; via the exons tatataataataatattaccgATTCAACAATGGCGGAGATCACATGCGAGTTCGACAATGTCCCACCTTCTAAATACCAGTGCCAAGCTCTACTTTGCCCCCAGAGCCCATCTCTTTACCTCTTCTTCTAGCTTTGCTCGTAACCCTTTTCTCCGAATCCCTTCCATTCCAAAGCCCCTTTCTCCTCTCATTGCTAGGGTCTCTCTTTCTTCTAAAGCTTCCAATTCCACCATGGGAGACTCTGCCGACGCTGGAATGGACGCTGTCCAGAGACGCCTTATGTTTGAGGACGA ATGCATTCTAGTGGATGAGAATGACCGGGTTGTTGGTCATGATACAAAATATAATT GTCACTTGATGGAAAAGATTGAAAAGGAAAATTTGCTACACAGGGCTTTCAGTGTGTTTTTGTTCAACTCGAAATATGAGCTGCTTCTTCAG CAACGTTCTGCAACAAAGGTAACGTTCCCCCTTGTGTGGACAAACACCTGTTGCAGCCACCCACTCTACCGTGAATCTGAGCTTATCGCTGAGGAGGCCCTTG GAGCAAGGAATGCCGCACAGAGGAAGCTGTTAGATGAACTGGGTATTCCTGCTGAAGATGTGCCAGTTGATCAATTTACCCCATTAGGCAGGATGCTGTACAAAGCTCCTTCTGATGGCAAATGGGGCGAGCATGAAC TTGATTACCTGCTCTTCATCGTCCGGGATGTTAGTGTCAATCCAAACCCAGATGAAGTAGCTGATATCAAGTACGTCAACCGGGACGAGTTGAAAGAGTTGTTGAGGAAAGCAGATGCTGGGGAGGGAGGCTTGAAGCTGTCCCCTTGGTTCAGATTAGTTGTGGATAATTTCTTGTTCAAGTGGTGGGACCATGTTGAGAAAGGCACGCTTAAGGAGGTTGCTGATATGAAAACCATTCACAAGTTGACTTAA
- the LOC133791281 gene encoding auxin efflux carrier component 2-like, protein MITSKDFYLVLSALVPLYAAMTLAYASVRWWKIFTPEQCAGVNRFVAIIAIPFLSFKLIAFNNPYEMNFKLILADTLQKIVILLVLFAWKMMSNHGSLEWTITLNSLSTLPNTLVMGIPLLRAMYGEFSSSLMVQIVVFQGVIWNTLLLLMFEYRAAKVFINENFPATAGSIASLKAEPDVVSFAGGGDSLHAEAEIDTTGRLHVMVRRSTSLSASSVLSFRKIHGMGSAKYGTPRASNLTGVEIYSTRSSMDHSVTTPRNSQASFGQADFGREIIRSGSRSDAIQLQMSFWNSSSPASSYNRSFSATDLPGNTFGTSLDGISRNGASPLNNDYGSKDGIGFGENEEEEEEKKKPDMPPASVMTKLILTMVWRKLTRNPNTYSSVIGLAWSLIAFRVHIKMPIIIEGVITILSNTGLGMSMFSLGLFMALQPKIIACGKSLAALALAVRFLVGPGVMAATSAAIGIRGILLQVAIVQAALPQAIVSFVFAKEYDVHPQILSTS, encoded by the exons ATGATCACCAGTAAGGACTTCTACTTAGTGTTATCAGCACTAGTACCCCTTTACGCCGCCATGACATTAGCCTACGCCTCCGTCCGTTGGTGGAAGATCTTCACGCCGGAGCAGTGCGCCGGAGTCAACCGTTTCGTGGCCATCATCGCCATACCATTTCTTTCATTCAAGCTCATTGCCTTCAACAACCCGTACGAGATGAACTTCAAGCTTATTCTAGCTGACACCCTCCAAAAGATTGTTATTCTTCTGGTTCTTTTCGCCTGGAAAATGATGAGCAATCATGGCAGCCTTGAGTGGACCATAACACTCAACTCCCTCTCAACTCTACCCAACACTCTGGTCATGGGAATCCCTCTTCTCAGAGCAATGTACGGTGAGTTTTCCTCTAGCTTAATGGTTCAGATTGTCGTTTTCCAGGGAGTTATATGGAACACGCTTCTGTTGTTGATGTTCGAGTACAGGGCAGCTAAGGTTTTCATCAACGAAAATTTCCCAGCCACGGCTGGTTCCATTGCTTCTCTTAAGGCCGAGCCAGATGTTGTGTCGTTTGCTGGTGGTGGTGACTCCTTACACGCCGAGGCTGAGATTGACACCACTGGGAGGCTTCATGTTATGGTGAGGAGATCAACATCTTTATCTGCTTCGTCTGTGCTGTCGTTTAGAAAAATCCATGGAATGGGCTCTGCCAAGTATGGGACTCCTCGTGCCTCAAACTTAACTGGGGTTGAGATTTATTCAACGAGATCATCTATGGACCATAGTGTTACTACTCCCAGAAACTCACAGGCAAGCTTTGGCCAAGCAGATTTTGGTAGAGAGATTATTAGATCAGGAAGTCGTAGTGATGCCATTCAACTTCAGATGTCTTTTTGGAACTCATCAAGTCCAGCATCGAGTTACAACCGTTCGTTCTCAGCTACAGATCTCCCTGGAAACACGTTTGGTACTTCTTTGGATGGTATCAGTAGAAATGGAGCATCTCCTTTAAATAATG ATTATGGGTCAAAAGATGGAATTGGATTTGGtgagaatgaagaagaagaggaagaaaaaaAGAAGCCTGACATGCCTCCAGCAAGTGTCATGACAAAGCTCATACTTACCATGGTTTGGAGGAAACTCACAAGGAACCCAAACACCTACTCTAGTGTTATTGGCCTTGCCTGGTCTCTAATAGCATTCAG GGTTCATATCAAAATGCCAATAATTATTGAAGGGGTCATCACCATATTATCAAACACAGGCCTGGGAATGTCAATGTTCAGTCTAG GTTTATTCATGGCTTTACAACCAAAGATAATAGCTTGTGGAAAATCTCTGGCTGCACTTGCACTGGCTGTGCGGTTTCTGGTTGGGCCAGGAGTAATGGCTGCAACCTCTGCTGCTATTGGCATTAGAGGGATTCTCCTTCAGGTTGCAATTGTTCAG GCTGCTCTTCCTCAAGCCATAGTTTCCTTTGTGTTTGCCAAGGAATATGATGTACATCCTCAGATACTGAGCACTTCGTAA